The following coding sequences lie in one Arachis hypogaea cultivar Tifrunner chromosome 9, arahy.Tifrunner.gnm2.J5K5, whole genome shotgun sequence genomic window:
- the LOC112711226 gene encoding polycomb group protein VERNALIZATION 2-like isoform X2, translating into MELEEVLSEGDSDDEVDDEVADFEELRRLGNFDNVTNAEKKFMHMWNSFIRKQCHVSCVYRAILAWPSIIAHHNKDKKAGGKLITVADVVKEHWTTYRRNFF; encoded by the exons ATGGAACTTGAAGAAGTTCTATCAGAAGGAGATAGTGATGATGAAGTTGATGATGAAGTTGCTGATTTTGAAGAGCTAAGG AGGCTCGGTAATTTTGACAATGTGACCAATGCTGAGAAGAAATTCATGCATATGTGGAACTCATTTATTCGAAAGCAATG CCATGTATCTTGTGTTTACAGGGCTATTTTAGCTTGGCCTTCTATTATTGCGCACCACAACAAAGACAAGAAGGCAGGGGGGAAACTGATCACTGTGGCTGATGTTGTGAAGGAACACTGGACAACTtatagaagaaattttttttag
- the LOC112711226 gene encoding protein IWS1 homolog 1-like isoform X1 has product MKKLSDEEINVNRKLAKELVDKWSRPIFNKSTQFEDMRNAEDDRIPFRRPTVKKPANKAAGIESRDGDLDLEFPQPRSGQSSSRQHASRPKATLLDFVIRPQSKIDPEEVRV; this is encoded by the exons ATGAAAAAGCTG TCTGACGAAGAAATCAATGTAAATAGAAAACTAGCTAAGGAACTGGTTGACAAATGG AGCCGACCCATATTTAATAAGAGTACACAGTTTGAGGACATGAGAAATGCTGAGGACGACAGGATTCCTTTCAGGAGGCCAACTGTTAAAAA GCCAGCAAATAAAGCAGCAGGGATAGAATCTAGAGATGGTGATCTTGATTTGGAATTTCCACA GCCTAGGTCTGGACAGTCTTCTTCAAGGCAACATGCATCAAGGCCAAAAGCAACACTTTTGGATTTTGTGATCCGTCCCCAGTCTAAAATTGATCCAGAAGAAGTTAGAGTGTGA